The Streptomyces albofaciens JCM 4342 genome has a segment encoding these proteins:
- a CDS encoding cold-shock protein produces the protein MATGTVKWFNSEKGFGFIEQDGGGPDVFAHYSNIAAQGFRELLEGQKVNFDIAQGQKGPTAENIIPA, from the coding sequence ATGGCTACTGGCACCGTGAAGTGGTTCAACTCGGAAAAGGGATTCGGCTTCATCGAGCAGGACGGTGGCGGCCCCGACGTGTTCGCCCACTACTCGAACATCGCCGCCCAGGGCTTCCGCGAGCTGCTCGAAGGCCAGAAGGTGAACTTCGACATCGCGCAGGGCCAGAAGGGCCCGACGGCCGAGAACATCATTCCGGCCTGA
- a CDS encoding SCO5918 family protein — MRCVIARFPFELTKSGVLESMRGITPEAGTGESVTIGRRRYPVKQVGQVITRQDRRDFTAGEVVRAMTRLGFTCHALPEATPERALSPLQHASAMLGTPLTA, encoded by the coding sequence ATGCGCTGCGTCATCGCCCGCTTCCCCTTCGAGCTCACCAAGAGCGGCGTTCTGGAGTCGATGAGGGGCATCACGCCCGAAGCCGGCACCGGTGAATCCGTGACCATCGGCCGCCGCCGCTATCCCGTCAAGCAAGTCGGCCAGGTCATCACCCGCCAGGACCGCCGTGATTTCACCGCCGGCGAAGTCGTCCGGGCCATGACGCGGCTCGGCTTCACCTGCCACGCCCTCCCCGAGGCCACACCCGAACGCGCCCTCAGCCCGCTCCAGCACGCTTCCGCGATGCTCGGCACTCCCCTGACTGCCTGA
- a CDS encoding MerR family transcriptional regulator encodes MTADDSYDRLDDEDYPAYTIGRAAEMLGTTQGFLRAIGEARLVTPLRSAGGHRRYSRYQLRIAARARELVDQGTPIEAACRIIILEDQLEEAQRINAEYRRAAERPNPPTEP; translated from the coding sequence ATGACAGCAGACGACTCGTACGACCGGCTCGATGACGAGGACTACCCCGCCTACACCATAGGGCGGGCCGCCGAAATGCTCGGCACCACTCAGGGCTTCCTCCGCGCCATCGGCGAAGCCCGCCTGGTCACCCCGCTCCGTTCCGCCGGCGGCCACCGCCGCTATTCCCGCTACCAGCTGCGCATCGCCGCCCGCGCCCGCGAGCTCGTCGACCAGGGCACCCCCATCGAGGCCGCCTGCCGCATCATCATCCTCGAAGACCAGCTCGAAGAGGCCCAGCGGATCAACGCCGAATACCGCCGCGCCGCCGAACGGCCGAACCCGCCGACCGAGCCCTGA
- a CDS encoding GNAT family N-acetyltransferase, which translates to MFAMRPAASVDTPAIAAVINSRSTWLEERDMPTWRDSADNLAAQAGNSHGAMWVLEDHNNSRIIGCTTVQEQTPPWGWTPEELAEPVYYLFTTVTDPAHREVKPGTLIALWGVDHAARRGKEWVRRGCMFPGLVRYYETQGFTLLHEVQRTHHRVCLMARRAERLPELETLFTDPSLVTAFSSRLPPPRP; encoded by the coding sequence ATGTTCGCCATGCGCCCGGCTGCCTCAGTCGACACCCCTGCCATCGCCGCCGTGATCAATTCCCGCTCCACGTGGCTGGAAGAGCGCGACATGCCGACATGGCGTGACAGCGCGGACAACCTCGCCGCCCAGGCCGGGAACTCCCACGGCGCCATGTGGGTGCTCGAAGATCACAACAACTCCCGCATCATCGGCTGCACCACCGTGCAGGAGCAGACCCCGCCGTGGGGATGGACCCCCGAAGAACTCGCCGAACCCGTGTACTACCTCTTCACCACCGTGACCGACCCCGCTCACCGCGAGGTGAAGCCCGGAACCCTGATCGCCCTGTGGGGCGTGGACCACGCCGCACGCCGTGGAAAGGAGTGGGTGAGGCGCGGCTGCATGTTCCCGGGCCTGGTCCGCTACTACGAGACTCAAGGGTTCACTCTGCTGCACGAGGTACAACGCACTCACCACCGCGTGTGCCTCATGGCACGCCGTGCCGAACGGCTCCCCGAACTGGAAACGCTGTTCACAGACCCGTCTCTGGTGACCGCATTCTCCTCACGCCTGCCACCGCCGCGCCCGTGA
- a CDS encoding DEAD/DEAH box helicase — translation MNRTRTNDRFDRPRGASAAAGKGAGRSGSAPRRSGGPNRSGGHGRRPAALRGEFAPPKTITAALPAVESFADLGMPEQLLAELGRQGVSAPFPIQGATLPNSLVGRDVLGRGRTGSGKTLAFGLALLARTAGQRAEPRQPLGLILVPTRELAQQVTDALTPYARCVKLRMATVVGGMSIGRQAGVLRGGAEIVVATPGRLKDLIDRGDCRLDHVGITVLDEADQMADMGFMPQVTALLDQVRPEGQRMLFSATLDRNVDLLVRRYLSDPVVHSVDPSAGAVTTMEHHVLHVHGADKHATTTEIAARDGRVIMFLDTKHAVDRLTRDLLNSGVRAAALHGGKSQPQRTRTLAQFKAGHVSVLVATNVAARGIHVDNLDLVVNVDPPTDHKDYLHRGGRTARAGESGSVVTLVTPSQRRGMVRLLSDAGIQPQTTQVRSGEEALSRITGAQAPSGIPVVITAPVAERPRRSASSRGRRRSASAARRAPVRKTVADAAA, via the coding sequence ATGAACCGCACACGCACGAACGACCGCTTTGACCGCCCCCGCGGTGCCAGTGCCGCCGCTGGAAAGGGCGCCGGCCGCTCCGGCTCGGCGCCGCGCCGTTCCGGCGGGCCGAACCGTTCCGGCGGTCATGGCCGCCGGCCCGCAGCGCTGCGGGGTGAGTTCGCGCCCCCCAAGACGATCACCGCCGCGCTGCCCGCCGTGGAGAGCTTCGCCGATCTCGGCATGCCCGAGCAGCTCCTGGCCGAGCTCGGCAGGCAGGGCGTGAGCGCCCCGTTTCCGATCCAGGGCGCGACGCTGCCGAACTCCCTGGTGGGCCGTGACGTCCTGGGCCGCGGGCGCACCGGTTCCGGCAAGACCCTCGCCTTCGGCCTCGCGCTGCTCGCCCGTACCGCCGGACAGCGTGCCGAGCCCCGACAGCCGCTGGGGCTGATCCTCGTACCGACGCGCGAGCTGGCGCAGCAGGTGACGGATGCGCTCACTCCGTACGCCCGCTGCGTCAAGCTGCGGATGGCCACGGTGGTGGGCGGCATGTCGATCGGCAGGCAGGCCGGCGTGCTGCGGGGCGGCGCCGAGATCGTCGTCGCGACCCCGGGCCGGCTCAAGGACCTCATCGACCGTGGTGACTGCCGGCTGGACCACGTGGGCATCACGGTGCTGGACGAGGCCGACCAGATGGCTGACATGGGGTTCATGCCGCAGGTCACCGCGCTGCTGGACCAGGTGCGTCCGGAGGGGCAGCGGATGCTGTTCTCCGCCACCCTGGACCGTAACGTCGACCTGCTGGTGCGCCGTTACCTGAGCGATCCGGTCGTGCATTCGGTCGATCCGTCGGCCGGTGCGGTCACGACGATGGAGCATCACGTCCTGCACGTCCACGGCGCCGACAAGCACGCCACCACCACGGAGATCGCCGCCCGCGACGGCCGCGTGATCATGTTCCTGGACACCAAGCACGCCGTCGACCGGCTCACCCGGGACCTGCTCAACAGCGGGGTACGGGCCGCCGCGCTGCACGGCGGCAAGTCGCAGCCGCAGCGCACCCGTACGCTGGCGCAGTTCAAGGCGGGGCACGTCAGCGTGCTGGTGGCGACCAATGTCGCGGCGCGCGGCATCCACGTCGACAATCTCGACCTCGTCGTCAATGTCGACCCGCCGACCGATCACAAGGACTACCTCCACCGCGGTGGCCGGACCGCCCGCGCCGGCGAGTCCGGCAGTGTCGTCACCCTCGTCACGCCGAGCCAGCGCCGCGGCATGGTCCGTCTGCTGTCGGACGCCGGTATCCAGCCGCAGACCACCCAGGTCCGCTCGGGCGAGGAGGCGTTGAGCCGGATCACCGGCGCCCAGGCCCCGTCCGGCATCCCGGTCGTCATCACCGCGCCGGTGGCCGAACGCCCTCGGCGCAGTGCCTCCTCCCGGGGCCGGCGCCGCTCCGCCTCGGCGGCCCGGCGTGCGCCCGTGCGCAAAACCGTTGCCGATGCGGCGGCCTAG
- a CDS encoding ABC transporter permease: MTDRTQHPVPPGQPPVTPRAAEAPGTLTRELRAVHALVLRNLSHMLAQPAQTVLMLVQPLLFLLLLGGGLAALVPTTAVGGDYRAYLFPGVLVMTVQTPAVTVGMRLITDRENGYLREMLMAPVRRSTLLCGSCLGGTAEATVQGAVLLATAGIVGLPYQPVLLLRLLAVMALTSFVLTVLAAALAIGIRTVESFHIMLSLALMPLLFLSGAFFPLTTLPGWLTQLAAVNPLAYAVDVLRRGIAHHVPGSTAATGVHWGSWQPPAALEIVVLALLGACVLLWAARRFGRLE; the protein is encoded by the coding sequence GTGACAGACCGCACGCAGCACCCGGTGCCGCCGGGGCAGCCGCCCGTGACACCCCGGGCCGCCGAAGCCCCCGGCACCCTCACCCGGGAACTGCGCGCCGTCCATGCCCTCGTCCTGCGCAACCTGTCGCACATGCTCGCGCAGCCCGCGCAGACCGTCCTCATGCTGGTCCAGCCCCTGCTGTTCCTGCTGCTCCTCGGCGGCGGCCTGGCCGCCCTGGTGCCCACGACGGCCGTCGGCGGCGACTACCGCGCCTACCTCTTCCCCGGCGTACTGGTGATGACCGTGCAGACCCCCGCGGTGACCGTCGGCATGCGCCTGATCACCGACCGGGAGAACGGCTATCTGCGCGAGATGCTGATGGCTCCCGTACGCCGCTCCACCCTGCTGTGCGGAAGCTGCCTCGGCGGTACCGCGGAGGCCACCGTCCAAGGCGCGGTCCTGCTCGCCACAGCAGGCATCGTGGGACTGCCCTACCAGCCCGTACTGCTGCTCCGGCTGCTGGCCGTGATGGCGTTGACCTCGTTCGTCCTCACCGTCCTGGCGGCAGCGCTGGCCATCGGCATCCGAACGGTCGAGTCCTTCCACATCATGCTCAGCCTGGCCCTGATGCCGCTGCTCTTCCTCTCCGGGGCCTTCTTCCCCCTGACCACGCTGCCCGGCTGGCTCACCCAGTTGGCCGCCGTCAATCCTCTGGCCTACGCCGTCGACGTACTGCGCCGCGGCATCGCGCACCACGTTCCCGGCTCCACGGCCGCCACCGGAGTGCACTGGGGCAGCTGGCAGCCTCCGGCCGCGCTCGAAATCGTGGTCCTGGCTCTGCTCGGCGCCTGCGTCCTGCTGTGGGCCGCCCGCCGCTTCGGCCGTCTGGAGTGA
- a CDS encoding CBS domain-containing protein, with protein MTLVRMQTRPTIDSAVHGEVIDVVEAAGPQVWDDMSVEVALSVMAAARTGRLVVCDQDSQCTALVTQRELTAVRDSSAYTDRVRLRDVLGVHAPFAAPVTTMAEAEHAMCTRRLSDLTVVDEQGETPGVLAPSR; from the coding sequence TTGACGCTGGTTCGGATGCAGACCCGCCCGACGATCGACAGCGCCGTGCACGGGGAGGTGATCGACGTCGTGGAAGCGGCCGGACCGCAGGTCTGGGACGACATGAGCGTCGAGGTGGCCTTGTCCGTCATGGCCGCCGCCCGCACGGGCCGGCTGGTCGTCTGCGATCAGGACAGCCAGTGCACCGCTCTGGTCACCCAGAGGGAACTCACTGCCGTCCGCGACAGCTCCGCATACACGGACCGCGTCCGCCTGCGCGACGTCCTCGGTGTCCACGCGCCGTTCGCCGCACCCGTGACCACGATGGCCGAAGCCGAGCACGCGATGTGCACCCGTCGGCTCAGTGACCTGACGGTGGTCGATGAGCAAGGCGAAACCCCGGGCGTCCTCGCCCCCTCCCGTTGA
- a CDS encoding ATP-binding cassette domain-containing protein, producing MTEAAHRAGHADRYAICAHGLTKRYPGTEAVRGVDLHVRPGETFAFLGPNGAGKTTTIAMLCALARPSSGQARVAGADIRTQPQQVRRGVGLLFQNSAVDPDLSLERNLHLHARLYGLSRARCRSRSATLLELTGLTERRRDRVRTLSGGLRRRLEIARALLHEPGVLFLDEPTVGLDPHARAQIWEHLARLRAEHRTTVFVTTHYLDEAEHCDRIAILDRGRVVAHGTPAALKAAVGDDRVRVRTGDDTAAATALRHDLALRPTAGPDGLTVAVAAGPQQVPRLCAALAARGIPVHAITLAEPTLDDVFFHHTGRRITRPGPPLGHGAPAPGPGHGDRR from the coding sequence GGAGGCGGTCCGTGGAGTCGACCTCCATGTACGCCCCGGGGAGACGTTCGCGTTCCTCGGCCCCAACGGCGCCGGCAAGACCACCACCATCGCGATGCTCTGCGCCCTGGCCCGCCCCAGCTCGGGGCAGGCCAGGGTGGCCGGGGCCGACATCCGTACCCAGCCGCAGCAGGTACGGCGCGGAGTCGGCCTGCTGTTCCAGAACAGCGCCGTCGATCCCGACCTCAGCCTCGAACGCAACCTCCACCTCCACGCGCGCCTGTACGGTCTCTCCCGGGCCCGCTGCCGGTCCCGCAGCGCCACGCTCCTGGAGCTCACCGGACTGACCGAGCGCCGCCGGGACCGCGTACGCACCCTCTCCGGCGGGCTGCGCCGCCGTCTGGAAATCGCCCGCGCCCTGCTCCACGAGCCCGGCGTGCTCTTCCTCGACGAACCCACCGTCGGCCTCGACCCGCACGCCCGCGCCCAGATCTGGGAGCACCTGGCACGGCTGCGCGCCGAGCACCGCACGACCGTGTTCGTCACCACCCACTACCTGGACGAGGCCGAACACTGCGACCGCATCGCCATCCTCGACCGCGGCCGGGTCGTCGCCCACGGCACCCCGGCGGCGCTCAAAGCCGCCGTCGGCGACGACCGGGTCCGCGTACGCACCGGTGACGACACCGCGGCGGCCACCGCCCTGCGCCACGACCTCGCCCTGCGCCCCACCGCCGGGCCGGACGGCCTCACCGTGGCCGTGGCGGCGGGTCCGCAGCAGGTGCCCCGCCTGTGCGCCGCCCTGGCCGCCCGCGGCATCCCCGTACACGCCATCACCCTCGCGGAACCCACCTTGGACGACGTCTTCTTCCACCACACCGGCCGCCGCATCACCCGCCCCGGACCGCCACTCGGCCACGGCGCCCCGGCCCCCGGCCCCGGACACGGGGACCGACGGTGA